In Porphyromonas cangingivalis, a genomic segment contains:
- the bcp gene encoding thioredoxin-dependent thiol peroxidase, with amino-acid sequence MIKIGDKIPAILGKDQDGNEITAEGLKGNKVILYFYPKDNTSGCTAQACSLRDGIADLKAAGYIVIGVSKDSAKSHTKFRDQHSLPFALIADTDTELNQAFGVWVEKSMYGRKYMGTERTTFVIDEEGIVRAIVSGKEVDTKEHARQLLEMISKLDK; translated from the coding sequence ATGATAAAGATAGGAGACAAGATACCTGCCATACTCGGCAAGGATCAGGACGGTAACGAAATCACCGCCGAAGGCCTCAAGGGCAACAAAGTCATTCTTTACTTCTATCCGAAAGACAACACCTCGGGTTGTACTGCTCAGGCATGCAGTCTCCGCGACGGCATCGCCGATCTCAAGGCTGCCGGATACATCGTCATCGGAGTAAGCAAGGACTCGGCAAAGTCGCACACCAAGTTCAGAGACCAACACAGTCTACCCTTCGCACTGATTGCGGACACCGACACCGAACTCAACCAGGCTTTCGGAGTCTGGGTAGAGAAGAGCATGTACGGTCGTAAGTACATGGGCACCGAGCGCACCACCTTCGTCATCGACGAGGAGGGCATCGTGCGAGCTATCGTATCGGGCAAAGAGGTGGACACCAAAGAGCATGCAAGACAGCTGTTGGAAATGATCTCAAAGCTCGACAAGTAA
- a CDS encoding saccharopine dehydrogenase family protein, with amino-acid sequence MKGRVLIIGAGGVGTVVAKKVAMNSDVFTDIMLASRTKSKCDAIAADIKNVKIKTAQVDADSVEDLVRLFNDFKPELVINVALPYQDLTIMDACLECGVNYLDTANYEPLDEAKFEYHWQWAYQERFKEAGLTAILGCGFDPGVTNIFTAHAAKHHFDEIHYLDIVDCNAGDHHKAFATNFNPEINIREITQKGKYWEDGKWIETEPQEIHKTLNYPEVGPRESYLLYHEELESLTKNFPTLRRARFWMTFGQEYLTHLRVIQNIGMASIVPIMYEGREIVPIQFLKAVLPDPGELGENYTGQTSIGCRIRGIKDGKERTYYIYNNCSHEAAYKETGAQGVSYTTGVPATIGAMMFFKGLWRKPGVFNVEEFDPDPFMEQLNKQGLPWHELFDIDLEL; translated from the coding sequence ATGAAAGGACGTGTACTTATCATCGGTGCCGGCGGTGTCGGCACAGTGGTGGCAAAGAAAGTGGCGATGAATTCGGATGTCTTCACCGACATCATGCTCGCAAGCCGTACAAAGTCTAAGTGCGATGCTATCGCCGCAGATATCAAAAATGTGAAGATCAAGACGGCTCAAGTGGATGCCGACAGCGTGGAGGATCTCGTGAGACTCTTCAACGACTTCAAGCCCGAACTTGTCATCAACGTAGCCCTCCCTTACCAGGACCTCACGATCATGGATGCCTGCCTTGAGTGTGGTGTCAACTACCTCGACACGGCAAACTATGAACCTTTGGATGAGGCTAAGTTTGAGTACCACTGGCAGTGGGCTTATCAGGAACGCTTCAAGGAGGCGGGCTTGACTGCCATCCTCGGTTGTGGGTTTGACCCGGGCGTGACCAACATCTTCACTGCCCATGCTGCCAAGCATCATTTCGATGAGATACATTACCTCGACATCGTGGACTGTAACGCAGGCGATCACCACAAGGCATTTGCTACCAACTTCAACCCCGAGATCAACATCCGTGAGATCACTCAGAAGGGTAAGTACTGGGAAGATGGCAAGTGGATCGAGACTGAACCACAAGAGATACACAAGACCCTCAACTACCCCGAAGTAGGTCCGAGAGAGTCTTACCTCCTCTACCACGAAGAGCTCGAGTCATTGACAAAGAACTTCCCCACTCTCCGTCGTGCTCGCTTTTGGATGACATTCGGTCAAGAGTACCTGACTCACCTTCGCGTGATCCAAAACATCGGTATGGCAAGCATCGTACCCATCATGTACGAAGGTCGTGAGATCGTTCCGATCCAGTTCCTCAAGGCGGTACTTCCCGATCCGGGCGAACTTGGAGAAAACTACACAGGTCAGACCTCCATCGGTTGCCGCATCCGTGGTATCAAAGATGGCAAGGAACGCACCTACTACATCTACAACAACTGTAGTCACGAGGCCGCATACAAGGAGACCGGAGCACAGGGCGTGAGCTACACCACCGGTGTACCTGCTACGATCGGAGCAATGATGTTCTTCAAGGGGCTTTGGCGCAAACCGGGCGTCTTCAACGTCGAGGAGTTCGATCCCGATCCATTCATGGAACAGCTCAACAAGCAAGGACTCCCTTGGCACGAACTCTTTGACATCGACCTCGAGCTATGA
- a CDS encoding carbonic anhydrase family protein produces MKKTILFSAVMMMLVSCGNQSTQNKSEAPAVDKSAQISEVITKEAQDGLTPDLVIESLKAGNARYVENKQVERDFEGQATASLQGQYPEAIILSCIDSRVPVEYIFDKGIGDLFVGRVAGNVADDYMLGSLEYACGVSGSKVILVLGHHDCGAIKSAIKGVELGNITSLMEEIKPSVEATEYAGERTYSNKEFADAVVKENVLQTIEEIRRDSPILKKLEEEGKIKICGAIYEMDTRKVHFL; encoded by the coding sequence ATGAAGAAAACAATCCTCTTCTCTGCCGTCATGATGATGCTTGTCTCATGTGGCAACCAATCCACGCAAAACAAGTCCGAAGCTCCGGCTGTCGACAAGTCCGCTCAGATATCTGAGGTCATCACCAAAGAGGCTCAGGACGGCTTGACTCCTGATCTTGTCATCGAGAGTCTCAAGGCCGGAAATGCTCGCTATGTAGAGAACAAGCAGGTCGAACGAGACTTCGAGGGACAAGCCACTGCGAGTCTTCAGGGTCAGTATCCCGAAGCCATCATTCTGTCTTGTATCGATAGTCGTGTCCCTGTCGAGTACATTTTTGACAAGGGTATCGGAGACCTTTTTGTCGGTCGTGTTGCCGGCAATGTGGCTGATGATTACATGCTCGGTAGTCTTGAGTATGCGTGCGGAGTCTCCGGCTCCAAGGTGATCCTTGTCCTCGGGCATCATGACTGTGGCGCGATCAAGTCTGCGATCAAGGGAGTCGAGCTCGGCAACATCACTTCGCTCATGGAGGAGATCAAGCCTTCGGTCGAAGCGACAGAATATGCCGGCGAGCGCACTTACTCCAACAAAGAGTTTGCTGATGCTGTCGTCAAGGAAAATGTCCTCCAGACCATCGAAGAGATCCGCAGAGACAGTCCTATCCTCAAGAAACTCGAAGAGGAAGGGAAGATCAAGATCTGTGGAGCGATCTACGAAATGGACACTCGCAAGGTTCACTTCCTCTGA
- a CDS encoding OmpA family protein, whose translation MKKTKTLLGVSFLSVAITLGGCGLNNAAKGTGIGAGAGAAIGAGIGNAMGNTGLGAVIGAAIGGAAGGVIGNKMDKQKKELEQAVPEATVETVNNGEAIRVTFDSGILFATNSSTLSAASRNALTRFAQNMNENPDTDIKIIGHTDSTGRHEYNMTLSKKRADSVFNHLITQGVRSSRILSIGMGPDQPVADNTTVEGRAQNRRVEVYILPNAKMIEEAKKQGK comes from the coding sequence ATGAAGAAGACTAAAACACTACTCGGCGTTTCGTTCCTATCAGTAGCGATCACACTTGGTGGTTGCGGACTCAACAATGCTGCCAAAGGTACCGGCATCGGCGCAGGTGCAGGTGCAGCCATCGGTGCAGGGATAGGCAACGCCATGGGCAATACCGGTCTCGGTGCCGTCATCGGTGCAGCCATCGGTGGCGCAGCAGGTGGAGTCATCGGTAACAAGATGGACAAGCAGAAGAAGGAACTCGAACAAGCTGTACCTGAAGCAACCGTGGAGACCGTCAACAACGGTGAGGCGATCCGTGTCACTTTCGACAGCGGTATCCTCTTTGCGACCAATTCAAGCACTCTCAGTGCGGCTTCTCGCAATGCCCTCACACGCTTCGCTCAGAACATGAACGAAAACCCTGACACCGACATCAAGATCATCGGTCACACCGACAGCACCGGTCGTCACGAATACAATATGACCCTCTCCAAGAAGAGAGCGGACAGCGTCTTCAACCACCTCATCACACAAGGTGTGCGCTCTTCTCGCATCCTGTCCATCGGCATGGGTCCCGATCAGCCTGTCGCTGACAACACCACTGTCGAAGGACGTGCTCAGAACCGCCGTGTCGAGGTCTACATCCTCCCGAACGCAAAGATGATCGAAGAGGCAAAGAAGCAGGGCAAGTAA
- a CDS encoding ribonuclease HII, giving the protein MGISTKNNISLPARLDPSRLEAGCDEAGRGCIAGPVVAAAVILPPDLIIPGLDDSKKLSESRRMALREIIIEQSLAYAVSIVSAEEIDRINILQASFVAMTRAVEALTLTPEHLLIDGNRFRSTTTIPYTCIVKGDGKIASIAAASILAKTTRDLLMRELHEAHPHYGWAQNAGYPTPGHIEALHRHGLSPHHRKTFAPCRPTLFDLI; this is encoded by the coding sequence ATGGGCATCTCTACGAAAAATAACATCTCCCTCCCTGCCCGCCTCGATCCCTCACGTCTCGAAGCCGGATGTGACGAAGCCGGAAGGGGCTGCATCGCCGGTCCTGTCGTGGCGGCAGCGGTGATCCTGCCGCCCGACCTCATCATACCCGGTCTGGACGACTCCAAGAAGTTGTCCGAAAGCCGACGGATGGCACTCCGTGAGATCATCATCGAACAGTCCCTCGCCTATGCCGTCAGCATCGTATCGGCCGAAGAGATCGATCGTATCAACATCCTCCAAGCCTCGTTCGTCGCCATGACCCGAGCAGTCGAAGCCCTGACGCTGACACCCGAGCACCTCCTCATCGACGGCAACCGTTTCCGCAGCACCACGACAATCCCTTACACCTGCATCGTCAAGGGCGATGGCAAGATCGCTTCGATAGCGGCAGCATCCATCCTCGCCAAGACCACAAGAGACCTCCTGATGAGAGAGCTCCACGAAGCGCATCCTCACTACGGATGGGCGCAGAATGCAGGCTACCCGACCCCGGGTCATATCGAGGCTCTGCATCGCCATGGCTTGTCTCCCCATCATCGCAAGACCTTCGCTCCCTGCCGCCCGACACTCTTCGACCTCATCTGA
- a CDS encoding cation diffusion facilitator family transporter yields MDKKIKVTIIGTVVNLILPPIKFVAGVLWNSNALVADAIHSLSDLLSDLVIYIFLTVARRPRDKNHDYGYGKYETLATLFIAFLLVIVGGFIAGSAISTVLEYFDKGLLPERPGTVALIAALVSVVLKEILFRVTRKVAIETKSDAVMANAWHHRSDAYSSIATLIGITGAIFFEGVGTLLEPIAALVVGIFIMKVGVQLGVPAIRALTEASLTDNIEQEILEIICSVKEVEDPHNLRTRLIGNDYAIEVDVRTDGNRTVHEAHELTQVIERRLRRRFGNGTHIVIHVEPRKPYRHGHLYEK; encoded by the coding sequence ATGGATAAGAAAATCAAAGTAACGATCATCGGGACGGTCGTCAACCTCATCCTGCCCCCGATCAAGTTTGTGGCGGGAGTACTGTGGAACAGTAATGCCCTCGTCGCAGATGCCATACACTCCCTCTCCGACCTCCTCTCGGATCTCGTGATCTATATCTTCCTCACCGTCGCCCGCAGACCTCGTGACAAGAACCACGACTACGGCTACGGCAAGTACGAGACCCTCGCCACCCTATTCATCGCCTTCCTCCTCGTCATCGTCGGTGGATTTATTGCCGGAAGTGCGATAAGTACGGTGCTCGAATACTTCGACAAAGGTCTTCTGCCCGAACGCCCGGGCACCGTGGCACTCATCGCCGCCCTCGTGTCGGTCGTCCTCAAGGAGATCCTCTTCAGAGTCACACGCAAGGTGGCGATAGAGACCAAGAGCGATGCCGTCATGGCCAACGCCTGGCACCACCGAAGTGATGCCTACTCCTCGATAGCGACACTGATCGGGATCACCGGTGCCATATTCTTCGAAGGTGTGGGGACGCTCCTCGAGCCCATAGCGGCCCTTGTCGTCGGCATCTTCATCATGAAGGTCGGTGTCCAGCTGGGTGTCCCTGCCATACGTGCCCTCACCGAAGCGAGTCTCACCGACAACATCGAACAGGAGATCCTGGAGATCATCTGTAGCGTGAAGGAGGTCGAGGATCCTCACAACCTCCGCACCCGACTCATCGGTAACGACTACGCCATCGAAGTCGATGTGCGCACCGATGGCAACCGCACCGTACACGAAGCACATGAGCTCACTCAGGTCATCGAACGAAGACTGCGACGAAGATTTGGCAACGGCACACACATCGTCATCCACGTCGAACCCCGCAAACCCTACCGCCATGGGCATCTCTACGAAAAATAA
- the feoB gene encoding ferrous iron transport protein B, whose amino-acid sequence MQNKDSHKKSLVRTGKSADGAEMRIALAGNPNTGKSTVFNYLTGLRQHTGNWPGKTVAKAEGSFSYNDKKYNIVDLPGTYSLLSTSEDEEIARDFILFGAPDVTVIVSDATRLERNLNLILQILEITDRAILVVNLLDEAKRNGIHVDTERLSRRLGIPVVGASARSGKGMDLLLSEIDDLVHRKDVQAPHRLTKLQGKELTVVTLLTEQIHSALPDIANARWLALRLLDGDERIKSGLKEGEFGTSEEIPEILRRAEEMRWEVGDDLHDHITEAIFAEAKEIAEEAVTFGSQERNMRLDMKLDRILTSKTWGFPIMLLMLAAVLWITIKGSNYPSQWLSDILVGYLHPLLYSTLGGVLPTKLASFLIDGVYLTTAWVVSVMLPPMAIFFPLFTLLEDFGYLPRVAFNLDELFRRSGAHGKQALTMTMGFGCNAAGVVATRIIDSPRERLIAILTNNFSLCNGRWPTQIMLATIFLSTVVPPALGSVASIGAVLGIALLGVLMMFGSSYLLSHTLLKGKVSTFNLELPPYRPPKLLQVLYTSLIDRTLIVLWRAIVFAAPAGAVIWLLCNINIGDLSIAEWMINGLDGFGLLVGLNGVILLAYIIAIPANEIVLPSVLMLTVLSVPSLSDLSEGVGTLMGTEASDTIEMILRTGGWTTLTAVNVMLFSLLHNPCSTTLYTIYKETGSAKWTFVAAALPLLLGFAMISIVTFVWRLLETQTMIPHG is encoded by the coding sequence ATGCAAAATAAAGACAGTCATAAGAAGTCTCTCGTCCGTACCGGAAAGAGTGCGGACGGAGCAGAAATGAGGATCGCCCTTGCCGGCAATCCAAACACAGGGAAGAGTACCGTATTCAATTACCTCACAGGCCTCCGCCAACACACGGGCAACTGGCCCGGTAAGACCGTGGCAAAGGCCGAAGGGAGTTTCTCTTACAATGACAAAAAGTACAATATCGTCGACCTGCCGGGGACATATTCCCTCCTATCTACATCGGAGGACGAGGAGATCGCTCGTGACTTCATCCTCTTCGGTGCACCCGATGTGACGGTGATAGTGAGCGATGCCACACGTCTTGAGCGTAACCTGAACCTCATCCTCCAGATCCTCGAGATCACAGACAGGGCGATCCTCGTGGTCAACCTGCTGGACGAAGCCAAGCGTAACGGCATCCATGTAGATACGGAGCGTCTGAGCCGGCGACTCGGCATCCCGGTGGTAGGGGCTTCGGCACGCTCGGGTAAAGGGATGGATCTCTTGCTCTCGGAGATCGATGACTTGGTGCATCGCAAGGATGTGCAGGCGCCTCATCGTTTGACGAAGCTGCAAGGCAAAGAGCTGACCGTGGTGACCTTGCTGACGGAGCAGATCCACAGTGCGCTACCCGACATCGCCAATGCCAGATGGCTCGCACTGAGACTGCTGGATGGTGATGAGCGGATCAAGTCGGGACTGAAGGAGGGGGAGTTCGGGACTTCGGAAGAGATCCCCGAGATCCTCCGCCGTGCAGAAGAGATGCGTTGGGAAGTGGGTGACGATCTGCACGATCACATCACGGAAGCGATATTCGCCGAGGCAAAAGAGATCGCAGAAGAGGCTGTGACCTTCGGCAGTCAGGAGCGCAACATGCGACTGGACATGAAGCTCGACCGCATCTTGACGAGCAAGACATGGGGGTTCCCGATCATGCTCCTGATGCTGGCAGCGGTACTTTGGATCACGATCAAGGGATCGAACTATCCCTCACAGTGGCTATCGGACATCCTTGTGGGGTATCTACATCCGCTACTGTACTCGACATTGGGAGGTGTCTTGCCGACCAAGCTGGCAAGCTTCCTCATCGACGGAGTGTACCTGACGACGGCATGGGTGGTATCGGTGATGCTGCCCCCGATGGCCATCTTCTTCCCACTGTTCACCTTGCTGGAGGACTTCGGCTATCTACCCCGTGTGGCATTCAATCTTGACGAGCTCTTCCGTCGTAGCGGAGCGCACGGCAAGCAGGCACTTACGATGACCATGGGCTTCGGCTGTAATGCGGCCGGTGTGGTGGCGACACGCATCATCGACAGTCCGCGCGAACGCCTCATAGCCATACTGACGAACAACTTCTCTCTCTGCAACGGCCGATGGCCGACACAGATCATGCTGGCAACGATATTCTTGTCCACGGTAGTCCCTCCGGCGTTGGGCTCGGTGGCCAGCATCGGAGCCGTGCTCGGCATAGCACTTCTGGGCGTCCTGATGATGTTCGGGAGTTCGTACCTCTTGTCGCACACCCTCCTCAAGGGGAAGGTCTCCACGTTCAACCTTGAGCTCCCCCCATACCGTCCGCCCAAGCTCCTACAAGTCCTCTACACCTCCCTCATCGACCGCACACTCATCGTGCTGTGGAGAGCGATTGTATTTGCCGCTCCTGCAGGTGCGGTGATATGGCTACTCTGCAATATCAACATCGGCGACCTGTCGATCGCAGAGTGGATGATCAACGGACTTGATGGCTTCGGTCTCCTCGTGGGGCTCAACGGAGTCATCCTCCTGGCTTACATCATCGCCATACCTGCCAACGAGATCGTCCTTCCCTCCGTACTCATGCTGACGGTACTCAGCGTCCCTTCGTTGAGCGATCTGAGCGAAGGAGTGGGCACACTCATGGGGACGGAGGCCTCTGACACCATAGAGATGATACTCAGGACGGGGGGCTGGACGACCCTCACAGCGGTGAATGTCATGCTCTTCAGTCTCCTTCACAACCCTTGCAGCACCACCCTCTACACCATCTACAAGGAGACGGGGAGTGCCAAGTGGACATTCGTGGCGGCAGCCCTGCCACTGCTCTTGGGCTTTGCCATGATTTCGATCGTCACCTTCGTCTGGAGGCTTCTCGAAACACAAACGATGATCCCTCATGGATAA
- a CDS encoding DtxR family transcriptional regulator gives MEKLIIVVLLIIVLLLALLAWVFYRKLRDKQEAEYFIEDLLKHFFTKNKEAWTLDDIRAWKDINEDTVRKYLNIAECRGWIHLSGASDNIVVISPAGLTYGAQMSRAHRIYERYLAEKTSYPKDEWHRRAELKEHHLTPSDVEELSRSMGHPLFDPSGEPIPPRVGGLPDFQFIALDEVTDTDAVYTVAALPDDEEKRVLTFLHQGLIVGVPVQVLGTGTTARLRVEDKIIEVPEHWQPHVLLKHKDTDTPLPDGLIPLSKLRPGERAVIVRMKSIIMGEKRRRLSDLGFVKGGEVSVYMASPLGHPVAYLVRDTAIALRRDQADHILVQPIKSPRDANS, from the coding sequence ATGGAAAAGCTGATCATAGTCGTACTACTCATCATCGTACTGCTCCTTGCGTTGCTGGCATGGGTCTTTTACCGCAAACTCAGAGATAAGCAGGAAGCAGAGTACTTCATCGAAGACCTCCTGAAACACTTCTTCACCAAGAACAAGGAGGCTTGGACACTGGATGACATCCGTGCGTGGAAGGACATCAACGAGGACACCGTGCGTAAGTATCTCAACATCGCAGAGTGCCGTGGCTGGATACACCTCTCGGGCGCATCGGACAACATCGTCGTGATCTCTCCTGCAGGACTCACCTATGGAGCGCAGATGTCTCGTGCACATAGGATATACGAGCGGTATTTGGCCGAAAAGACGAGTTACCCCAAGGATGAATGGCACCGTCGTGCCGAACTCAAAGAGCACCATCTCACCCCTTCCGATGTGGAAGAACTGAGTCGCAGCATGGGACACCCCCTCTTCGACCCGAGTGGCGAGCCCATACCTCCGAGGGTGGGTGGCTTGCCGGACTTTCAGTTCATCGCGCTGGATGAGGTCACAGACACGGATGCGGTCTACACAGTGGCGGCTCTGCCGGATGATGAGGAGAAGAGGGTGTTGACCTTCTTGCACCAAGGACTCATCGTGGGCGTGCCGGTACAAGTACTCGGCACGGGGACGACAGCACGCCTGCGTGTCGAAGACAAGATCATCGAAGTACCGGAGCACTGGCAACCCCACGTACTGCTCAAACACAAAGACACGGATACACCTCTGCCCGATGGGTTGATCCCCTTGTCCAAGCTCCGTCCGGGCGAACGTGCGGTCATCGTCCGCATGAAGTCCATCATCATGGGTGAGAAGCGTAGGAGACTGTCTGACCTCGGCTTTGTCAAAGGGGGAGAGGTGAGTGTCTACATGGCGAGCCCTCTGGGGCATCCTGTGGCCTATCTGGTGCGGGACACGGCCATCGCCCTGCGCCGCGACCAGGCGGATCATATCTTGGTCCAGCCGATCAAGTCCCCAAGAGATGCTAACTCATAA
- the hydG gene encoding [FeFe] hydrogenase H-cluster radical SAM maturase HydG, translating to MTYNKASRKAEEFISHEEILATLAFAEANKDNKAMIEAILDRAIDGKGLDHREAMLLLECEDEALQQRMFSIAKEIKQRLYGNRIVMFAPLYLSNYCVNGCTYCPYHAKNKTIPRRKLTQDEIRKEVIALQDMGHKRLALEMGEHPKLNDMDYLLESIKTIYDIKHKNGAIRRVNVNIAATSVENYRKLHEAGIGTYLLFQETYHRPTYEALHPTGPKSDYIYHTEAMDRAMEGGIDDVGIGVLFGLNTYKYDFTGLLMHAEHLEAVFGVGPHTISVPRICPADDIDTADFPNSISDDIFRRIVAIIRIAVPYTGMIISTRESQQSRERVLEVGVSQLSGGSRTTVGGYAVDTAPETDETAQFDLSDTRTLDEIAEWLIDLGYVPSFCTACYREGRTGDRFMALIKSGQIANCCGPNALITLKEYLEDYASANTKKKGEKLILSGLKMIPNEKIRAKAEKNLGEIEEGKRDFRF from the coding sequence ATGACATATAACAAGGCATCAAGGAAGGCAGAAGAATTTATCTCTCACGAAGAGATATTGGCGACTCTCGCATTTGCCGAAGCCAACAAGGACAACAAAGCCATGATCGAGGCGATACTCGATAGGGCTATCGATGGTAAGGGACTGGATCACAGAGAGGCTATGCTCCTCTTGGAGTGTGAAGACGAAGCGTTGCAACAGCGTATGTTTTCCATCGCAAAGGAGATCAAGCAACGCCTCTATGGCAATCGTATCGTGATGTTTGCCCCCCTTTATCTTTCCAACTATTGTGTCAATGGCTGTACCTACTGCCCTTATCATGCCAAGAATAAGACCATCCCTCGTCGCAAGTTGACCCAAGATGAGATCCGTAAGGAGGTCATCGCCCTTCAGGATATGGGGCACAAGAGGCTGGCACTCGAGATGGGTGAACACCCCAAACTCAACGACATGGACTATCTCTTGGAGTCCATCAAGACGATCTACGACATCAAGCACAAAAACGGTGCGATCCGCCGTGTCAATGTGAACATCGCTGCGACGTCGGTCGAGAACTACCGCAAGCTCCATGAGGCCGGTATCGGTACTTATCTCCTTTTCCAGGAGACCTATCACCGCCCGACTTATGAGGCTCTTCACCCCACAGGCCCCAAGAGCGACTACATCTATCATACCGAAGCCATGGACAGAGCCATGGAAGGGGGCATCGATGATGTGGGTATCGGTGTGCTTTTCGGTCTTAATACCTATAAGTATGACTTCACCGGTCTGCTCATGCATGCCGAGCACCTCGAAGCGGTCTTTGGGGTCGGCCCTCACACGATCAGTGTGCCTCGTATCTGTCCTGCCGACGACATCGACACTGCCGACTTCCCCAACTCCATCTCTGATGATATCTTCCGCCGTATCGTGGCGATCATCCGTATCGCCGTGCCTTATACCGGTATGATCATTTCGACCAGAGAGAGCCAACAGTCTCGCGAGCGTGTCCTCGAAGTGGGAGTGTCTCAGCTCAGTGGCGGCTCACGTACCACCGTAGGAGGCTATGCCGTGGATACCGCTCCGGAGACTGACGAGACAGCACAGTTTGACCTCTCGGATACCCGCACGCTCGATGAGATCGCGGAGTGGCTGATTGACTTGGGTTATGTCCCCAGCTTCTGTACGGCTTGTTACCGTGAAGGGCGTACGGGCGATCGATTCATGGCACTCATCAAGAGCGGACAGATCGCCAACTGCTGCGGTCCGAACGCCCTCATCACCCTTAAGGAGTATTTGGAGGACTATGCTTCGGCGAATACTAAGAAGAAGGGCGAAAAACTCATCCTCAGTGGTCTCAAGATGATCCCCAACGAGAAGATACGTGCCAAGGCTGAGAAGAACCTCGGCGAGATCGAAGAAGGGAAGAGAGACTTCAGATTCTAA
- the hydF gene encoding [FeFe] hydrogenase H-cluster maturation GTPase HydF, giving the protein MSQTPRSERLHIVLYGRTNSGKSSLINALTGQEVSLVSAVAGTTTDPVSKAMEVKGLGACVLVDTAGFDDRDEALGQLRIERTKGTLKLADIAILVLASDETDIEEEWVEVLKTSKIPIVTVLNKGDVHTYDDALKAKLKTLTGHPPIVASAHTGMGIEDLRKALHEAHIKDDERTITGSLTKAGDTVLLVMPQDAAAPKGRLILPQVQTIRELLDKGCISISCTPDTMRQALSALARPPHLIITDSQAFKEVYALKPEGSLLTSFSVLFAAYKGDIDNFVEGARAIASLTPSSRVLIAEACTHAPESEDIGTVKIPRLLRGRIGAELRIDMVAGKDFPDDLTPYDLVIHCGACMFTRKMVMSRSAQAQAQKVPMTNYGITLAYLTGILDKVSLPSKE; this is encoded by the coding sequence ATGTCACAGACTCCTCGTTCCGAACGCCTGCACATCGTCCTCTATGGGCGTACCAACAGTGGGAAGTCTTCCCTCATCAACGCCCTCACGGGGCAGGAGGTCTCCCTCGTCTCCGCCGTGGCAGGGACGACGACAGACCCGGTCTCCAAGGCTATGGAGGTCAAGGGGTTGGGAGCTTGTGTCCTTGTGGATACTGCGGGTTTTGACGACAGAGACGAGGCCCTCGGACAGCTCCGCATAGAGCGTACCAAGGGGACATTGAAGCTCGCTGACATCGCCATCCTTGTGTTGGCATCGGATGAGACAGATATCGAGGAGGAATGGGTGGAGGTCCTCAAAACCTCAAAGATACCCATCGTCACCGTCCTCAACAAGGGTGATGTCCATACTTATGACGATGCGTTGAAAGCAAAGCTCAAGACCCTCACCGGACACCCACCCATCGTGGCGAGTGCGCACACAGGGATGGGGATCGAGGACTTGCGTAAGGCTCTGCACGAAGCGCATATCAAAGACGACGAGCGCACGATCACAGGCTCGCTCACGAAGGCCGGTGATACTGTCCTTCTCGTGATGCCACAGGATGCTGCCGCACCCAAAGGTCGACTCATCCTCCCTCAGGTTCAGACCATCAGAGAACTCCTTGATAAGGGTTGTATCTCCATCTCTTGTACTCCTGACACGATGCGACAAGCATTGAGTGCTTTGGCTCGTCCGCCACACCTCATCATCACAGACTCTCAGGCTTTCAAGGAGGTCTATGCTCTCAAACCCGAAGGTAGCTTGCTGACCTCCTTCTCCGTCCTCTTTGCCGCTTACAAGGGGGACATCGACAATTTTGTCGAAGGGGCAAGAGCCATCGCTTCGCTCACTCCGTCATCAAGAGTCCTCATCGCCGAGGCTTGCACACATGCTCCGGAGAGTGAAGACATCGGCACGGTCAAGATCCCCCGCCTTCTCCGTGGGCGCATCGGCGCAGAGCTCCGCATCGATATGGTAGCAGGGAAAGATTTCCCCGACGACCTCACCCCCTACGATCTTGTCATCCATTGCGGTGCATGTATGTTTACCCGTAAGATGGTCATGAGTCGCTCTGCCCAAGCCCAAGCCCAAAAAGTGCCGATGACCAACTACGGCATCACCCTCGCCTATCTCACAGGTATCCTCGACAAGGTCTCTCTCCCCTCCAAGGAGTGA